The Penaeus chinensis breed Huanghai No. 1 chromosome 36, ASM1920278v2, whole genome shotgun sequence genome includes a region encoding these proteins:
- the LOC125045163 gene encoding microtubule-associated protein futsch-like — protein MRRSLRLLLEREWRRLYTQELQRLGQTGGHDPRPQLQEAQATGKTVRIMTREVKPSNKASALVDHFHFDIEWNYRPVSASTDEARTSSGTPGTSQETSGPSDIPSGPSDIHSGPGNGASDGQDEGSNGLALDMETGKSRMAGRTRRTQQEASPAGNGSSSDSFPDWMRPRRFLQKPKFVGRKGMVGEPYVASLGPNPSPRYIHIIRPTNSCREVWSRLCPPQPGPVRPRQKPAPPPRLRLVYAGGGAPCHTPTNLALLQQPAGAHNVTVFQGIVCVGDEIEFSSMRRPSFPFSLTIYEDGVTTGRLSACCEHRYVPGSRLGGPSGHLRVIEIVGGEPCLRCQLRAVEKRHQSRRRTRQARAKESSPRPYTPPGETGSEAGTFDEASTSSGSSSGSSTGGSSRSSDGSRRSGSRSSRSSQCSSRRSSRGSDDSKRSSSRRSSRSSDDSKASGSRSRSRSKSSSGDERSKSSSSSQDTVVSKGQESSQEDEEEDTKDEVEHESDEDPSGTSNTSSSSDIETGSNYSLHVRSMRKDRRFLRQDSPDSCNGPSDVEVAAALGVTVTPPEPRSGSRSQQISPASSRRQSSGRESTSSRRQRLSSGSRGYSRKSSSTEEKIDSSRRSSRSRRQSVYLSTSLDYQISDEVEDPFEGNSDQSQQGSPTCHLSSVESRPGTSKSQRSLAESRQNSTSSQGNRPEASRSHESLAGSRKDSGGSQESRPGTARSQRSVAESRQNSENRPESSQSLRSLAGSRQNSNNSQENRPESSQSLRSLAGSRQNSNNSQENRPESSQSVRSLAESRQNSNNSQENRPESSRSQGNLAESRKNSRASLESRPGTSKSQRSISESRQDSNISHEVRPESSKSHRSLGGSRQNSSDNLENRPESSGNHRSLAQSRQNSSKSQESRPESSRSHRSLPESRSFESRPGTSKSQRSSARSRQNSSSSHENPPDSSRSHRNLAESFQNSSISMEDHTEPSESHGNLAKSGQDLSSNQESRPSSSRSHKSLAESRQNSNSSQGNRPDSSRTNRSLTESRKNSSNSLGGQGLAESRRNSRASLESRPGTSKSQRSLAESRHSSKNSQENCPESSRSRGSLVRSRTASRDSLENRPGTSKSRRSSTESRRHSSKSLESRPGSSKSHRSLSENRKDSSDRLQSRPSTSGSQRSHASRSQASRPGSSKSRRKSQSEVESPKRGIGISDPSDEAELAGIATGEDSYESSFEEEESSGEGKHAGGSKEKRESEEDIRDEVSEAEIEEEKKVDESEVETEDECAEIVDEVEKGDEEKGDGDADAKEEPKETDIEEEMESEEIANIIKEGIGTEEESDIEEMEDMDGDDKQTKK, from the exons ATGAGGCGGTCGCTCAGGCTGCTGTTAGAGCGCGAGTGGCGGCGTCTGTACACCCAGGAGCTGCAGCGCTTGGGCCAAACGGGAGGCCACGACCCGAGGCCTCAGCTGCAAGAGGCCCAAGCAACAGGGAAGACGGTCAGGATCATGACAAGGGAG GTGAAGCCCTCTAACAAAGCCTCCGCTCTCGTCGACCATTTCCACTTCGACATCGAGTGGAACTACAGGCCCGTAAGCGCCTCGACGGACGAAGCTCGCACCTCCAGCGGGACCCCCGGCACCTCTCAGGAGACTTCGGGGCCCTCAGACATACCGTCGGGGCCCTCGGACATTCATTCGGGGCCCGGAAATGGGGCTTCAGACGGTCAGGATGAAGGCTCGAACGGACTGGCGCTGGACATGGAGACTGGCAAGAGCAGGATGGCCGGGAGGACACGGAGGACGCAGCAGGAGGCGAGTCCGGCGGGGAACGGATCGTCGTCGGATAGTTTCCCGGACTGGATGAGACCGCGGA GGTTCCTACAGAAGCCCAAATTTGTTGGTCGAAAGGGCATGGTTGGCGAGCCCTACGTAGCATCCCTGGGCCCCAACCCTTCTCCACGCTATATCCACATCATAAGACCCACAAACAGCTGTCGAGAG gtCTGGTCCCGCCTGTGCCCTCCCCAGCCCGGACCGGTCCGCCCCCGACAAAAGcctgccccgccccctcgccTCCGTCTGGTGTACGCGGGGGGCGGCGCTCCTTGCCACACGCCCACCAACCTGGCCCTTCTGCAGCAGCCTGCGGGAGCTCACAACGTCACCGTCTTCCAGGGTATTGTTTGTGTGGGAG ACGAAATCGAATTCAGTTCCATGCGACGGCccagttttccgttttctttgacgaTCTACGAAGACGGGGTAACTACGGGAAGACTTAGTGCCTGTTGTGAACACCGCTACGTCCCCGGCAGCAGGCTCGGGGGGCCTTCGGGACACCTGAGAGTGATCGAAATCGTCGGCGGAGAACCCTGTCTGCG CTGCCAGCTACGAGCGGTCGAAAAGCGCCACCAAAGCCGCCGGAGGACGAGGCAGGCGAGAGCCAAGGAGTCCTCGCCGCGGCCGTACACTCCGCCGGGAGAGACGG GTAGCGAAGCTGGAACATTTGATGAGGCTAGCACTAGCAGTGGCAGCAGTAGTGGCAGCAGCACAGGCGGAAGTAGCAGAAGCAGCGATGGCAGTAGAAGAAGCGGGAGCAGAAGTAGCAGAAGCAGCCAATGCAGTTCTAGAAGGAGCAGTAGAGGAAGTGACGACAGCAAACGGAGTAGCAGCAGAAGGAGTAGCAGAAGTAGCGATGATAGTAAAGCGAGTGgcagcagaagcagaagtaggAGCAAAAGTAGCTCTGGCGACGAGAGAAGCAAGAGTAGCAGCAGCAGCCAGGACACCGTCGTGAGCAAGGGCCAAGAATCCagtcaagaagatgaagaagaggacacCAAAGACGAGGTGGAACACGAATCAGACGAGGACCCCAGCGGAACGAGCAACACCAGCTCCTCCTCCGACATTGAAACAGGAAGCAACTACAGTCTTCACGTGCGATCGATGAGGAAAGATCGCAGGTTCCTACGACAAGATTCTCCAGATTCTTGCAATGGCCCTTCCGATGTGGAGGTCGCAGCTGCTCTTGGGGTGACAGTCACCCCACCAGAACCTCGCAGCGGGTCCCGGTCGCAGCAAATCTCCCCAGCGAGCAGCAGAAGGCAGTCGAGTGGCCGCGAGAGCACCTCCAGCCGTCGACAGCGTTTATCTTCTGGGAGTCGAGGCTACAGCAGGAAGTCAAGTAGTACGGAAGAGAAGATAGACTCCAGTCGCCGATCGAGTCGCAGTCGCAGGCAATCAGTGTATTTATCTACAAGTTTGGATTATCAAATAAGTGATGAAGTAGAAGATCCGTTTGAGGGAAACAGTGATCAAAGTCAACAGGGATCTCCCACATGTCATCTAAGCTCTGTTGAAAGTCGACCTGGGACTTCCAAAAGTCAGCGAAGCCTTGCAGAGAGTCGCCAGAATTCCACCAGTAGTCAAGGAAATCGTCCAGAAGCTTCCAGAAGTCACGAGAGCCTTGCAGGGAGCCGCAAAGATTCCGGGGGCAGCCAGGAAAGTCGACCGGGGACAGCCAGGAGTCAAAGGAGCGTCGCAGAAAGCCGCCAGAATTCAGAAAACCGTCCAGAATCTTCCCAAAGCCTCAGAAGTCTCGCAGGAAGTCGTCAGAATTCCAACAACAGCCAAGAAAACCGTCCAGAATCTTCCCAAAGCCTCAGAAGTCTCGCAGGAAGTCGCCAGAATTCCAACAACAGCCAAGAAAACCGTCCAGAATCTTCCCAAAGCGTCAGAAGTCTCGCAGAAAGTCGCCAGAATTCCAACAACAGTCAAGAAAATCGTCCAGAATCTTCCAGAAGTCAGGGGAATCTTGCTGAAAGTCGCAAAAACTCCAGAGCCAGCTTAGAGAGTCGTCCTGGAACCTCAAAGAGTCAAAGAAGCATTTCTGAAAGTCGCCAAGATTCTAACATCAGCCATGAAGTCCGTCCAGAATCTTCTAAAAGTCACAGAAGTCTTGGGGGAAGTCGCCAGAATTCTAGTGACAATCTAGAAAACCGCCCAGAATCCTCTGGAAACCATAGAAGCCTTGCACAGAGTCGCCAGAACTCCAGCAAAAGCCAGGAAAGTCGTCCAGAATCTTCTAGGAGTCACAGAAGCCTTCCAGAAAGCCGCAGCTTCGAAAGTCGACCAGGGACGTCAAAAAGCCAGAGGAGCTCAGCGAGAAGCCGCCAGAATTCGAGCAGCAGTCACGAAAACCCCCCAGACTCTTCCAGGAGTCACAGAAATCTTGCAGAGAGCTTCCAGAATTCCAGTATCAGTATGGAAGATCATACTGAACCTTCAGAAAGTCACGGAAATCTTGCTAAAAGTGGTCAGGATTTGAGTAGCAATCAAGAAAGTCGTCCAAGTTCTTCTAGAAGTCACAAAAGTCTCGCAGAAAGTCGTCAAAATTCAAACAGCAGCCAAGGAAATCGTCCAGATTCATCAAGAACTAACAGGAGCCTAACAGAAAGCCGTAAGAATTCCAGTAACAGTTTAGGAGGTCAAGGTCTTGCAGAAAGTCGCAGAAATTCCAGAGCAAGCTTGGAAAGTCGACCAGGAACCTCCAAGAGTCAAAGAAGCCTTGCAGAAAGTCGCCACAGTTCAAAGAACAGCCAAGAAAATTGTCCAGAATCTTCTAGAAGCCGAGGAAGCCTTGTTAGAAGCCGCACAGCTTCGAGAGATAGCTTGGAAAACCGGCCAGGTACTTCGAAGAGCCGAAGAAGCTCTACAGAAAGCCGAAGACATTCTAGCAAGAGCTTGGAAAGTCGCCCGGGATCTTCGAAGAGTCACAGAAGCCTCTCAGAAAATCGTAAGGATTCCAGCGACAGGCTTCAGAGTCGACCCAGCACTTCTGGCAGCCAAAGAAGCCATGCTAGCCGAAGCCAGGCTAGTCGCCCAGGTTCTTCCAAAAGCCGGAGGAAGAGTCAGTCTGAGGTCGAAAGCCCGAAAAGAGGCATCGGAATCAGCGATCCGTCTGATGAGGCAGAGCTGGCTGGGATTGCCACAGGGGAGGACTCCTATGAGAGCTCGTTTGAGGAGGAAGAAAGCTCGGGCGAAGGCAAGCACGCCGGAGGAagcaaggagaaaagagaaagcgaggaggacaTCAGGGATGAAGTTAGTGAAGCGgaaatcgaagaagaaaaaaaggtcgaTGAGAGCGAAGTTGAAACAGAAGACGAGTGTGCCGAAATAGTTGATGAAGTTGAAAAAGGCGATGAAGAAAAAGGCGACGGAGATGCAGATGCAAAAGAAGAACCCAAAGAAACTGATATTGAGGAAGAGATGGAATCTGAAGAAATTGCAAATATTATTAAAGAAGGCATAGGAACGGAGGAGGAGTCAGACATTGAAGAAATGGAGGATATGGATGGAGAtgataaacaaacgaaaaagtaA